The following are from one region of the Pseudorasbora parva isolate DD20220531a chromosome 12, ASM2467924v1, whole genome shotgun sequence genome:
- the LOC137094357 gene encoding fibronectin type III domain-containing protein 9, with translation MTISIQNVTATSAIVSWPSSPGCVDTFYSVMYHPNWNSLLMGYTRKSFLREDRVPVSQTSTSLGNLSPQTTYILCVTCQSANPTREQCQVFSTLNEGTELGESGRELAMGVWLASSILLLIIAVALLWGCLHTMCPAKRDPERASQPGPNNPHLALTPMGGKMGSEGRKSLYMPGCSEEDSQNATVIENPFRVEHGRETANGQSRELQTPSIKHRFGPESE, from the coding sequence ATGACTATCTCCATTCAGAACGTCACAGCCACATCTGCCATCGTCAGCTGGCCGTCTTCTCCGGGCTGTGTGGACACGTTCTACAGCGTCATGTATCACCCTAACTGGAACAGTCTTCTAATGGGTTACACGCGCAAGAGTTTCCTGCGCGAGGACAGGGTTCCCGTGAGCCAGACGTCTACCAGTCTGGGCAATCTCAGTCCTCAGACCACATACATCCTCTGCGTCACCTGCCAGTCGGCCAATCCCACCAGAGAGCAGTGCCAGGTCTTTAGTACCCTAAATGAGGGCACTGAGCTCGGGGAGAGTGGCAGGGAGCTGGCGATGGGAGTCTGGCTGGCCAGCAGCATTCTCTTGCTGATCATTGCTGTGGCTCTGCTTTGGGGATGTCTCCACACCATGTGTCCAGCAAAGAGGGACCCAGAAAGAGCCAGCCAGCCAGGTCCGAACAATCCACACCTGGCTCTGACCCCCATGGGTGGAAAAATGGGAAGTGAAGGAAGAAAAAGTCTATATATGCCCGGTTGCAGCGAGGAGGACTCTCAGAACGCAACAGTGATTGAGAATCCTTTTCGAGTCGAGCATGGCAGAGAAACAGCAAATGGGCAGAGTCGTGAACTTCAAACACCAAGTATTAAACACAGATTTGGCCCCGAGTCAGAATAA